The following proteins are co-located in the Pyrococcus abyssi GE5 genome:
- a CDS encoding M55 family metallopeptidase — MRAFISIDLEGLPYIVSREHLFVKGALYNEARKIATKIVKVTAEELHRLGFEEVIVADSHGPMVNVIPEEIPDFVSLVRGFPRPLSMVAFGKDTNLAIFLGYHAKAGTGYATFDHTYSGATIDKVIINGTEVSEFLMNAMLLGEWGVPVGLLGGDEALREDMKLTPWIEFVPFKRASGRYSAISPSMKRIEEELREGVKRAVYKLNRGELKPLEIKKPVEVKVRFLNSAYAEVAELLPFVERVNGKEIKYTANSVEEAYKVFEVLVFAAAGVSYITSR; from the coding sequence ATGAGAGCATTCATATCAATAGATCTTGAGGGGTTACCGTATATAGTTAGCAGGGAGCACCTCTTCGTTAAGGGAGCCCTCTACAACGAGGCTAGGAAAATAGCAACGAAGATAGTTAAGGTTACGGCGGAAGAACTCCATAGGCTAGGATTCGAAGAGGTTATAGTTGCGGACTCACATGGCCCGATGGTTAACGTTATCCCAGAGGAAATACCAGATTTCGTTTCCTTAGTGAGGGGATTTCCAAGACCCTTGAGCATGGTAGCCTTTGGAAAGGATACAAACTTAGCGATATTCCTGGGGTACCACGCTAAGGCCGGAACCGGATATGCAACCTTCGACCACACCTACAGCGGCGCAACCATAGATAAGGTTATCATTAACGGAACGGAGGTTAGCGAGTTCTTAATGAATGCCATGCTTCTTGGGGAATGGGGAGTTCCAGTGGGATTACTTGGAGGAGACGAGGCCTTAAGGGAGGACATGAAGTTAACCCCATGGATAGAGTTCGTTCCATTCAAGAGGGCCTCCGGAAGATATTCAGCCATTAGCCCATCAATGAAGAGAATTGAAGAGGAACTTAGGGAAGGTGTGAAAAGGGCAGTATACAAACTTAACAGGGGAGAACTAAAACCCCTAGAGATTAAAAAGCCAGTTGAGGTTAAGGTTAGGTTCCTGAATAGTGCGTACGCAGAGGTGGCCGAGTTATTACCATTTGTAGAAAGGGTGAACGGGAAGGAAATCAAATACACGGCAAATTCTGTCGAAGAGGCCTATAAGGTCTTTGAAGTTCTGGTGTTTGCGGCCGCGGGGGTTTCATACATAACCTCTAGATAG
- the hypA gene encoding hydrogenase nickel incorporation protein HypA, with translation MHEWALADAIVRTALDYAQKENASKILAIKVVLGELQDVNAEVVEFAMKELLRGTIGEGAEIIFEEEEAVFRCRNCGHEWKLKEVKDKLDERIREDIHFIPEVVHAFISCPNCGSHDFEVVKGRGVYIAGIKIEKEEGE, from the coding sequence ATGCACGAGTGGGCCTTGGCTGATGCCATAGTTAGGACTGCTCTAGACTACGCTCAAAAGGAGAACGCCTCGAAAATTCTAGCAATAAAGGTAGTTCTAGGAGAACTCCAAGATGTTAACGCTGAGGTAGTTGAGTTCGCGATGAAGGAGCTTCTAAGGGGTACAATAGGGGAAGGTGCCGAGATAATATTCGAGGAAGAGGAGGCCGTGTTTAGGTGTAGGAACTGTGGTCATGAGTGGAAGCTCAAGGAAGTTAAGGATAAGCTTGACGAGAGGATAAGGGAGGATATCCACTTCATACCCGAGGTAGTTCACGCCTTCATCTCGTGTCCAAACTGCGGTAGTCACGACTTTGAGGTCGTGAAAGGAAGGGGCGTTTACATTGCTGGAATAAAGATTGAGAAGGAGGAGGGTGAATGA